TGCCAGGTTATTAGAGCAGCAGCTGCCCTGCTCATGTGACAGCACCTGGTACTCACTCATTGGTACCTCCAGGGCCAGGCCAAGCCCTGTAGGAAGGCTCATGGCCACACAGAGCCATAGAGCTTCGGACACTCAGACCTCTAACCCAATGCTGGGCCCTGCAGGGCACCTCTGGTCACTCAGGGAGACAGCTAGAAGGCGTGAGCAGCTTGGAGCTGCCTGGCTTCAATCCAAGAATTAAAAGCATCTTTTGCATCCAGGAAAATGGAAGGGCTCAGTAAATCACAACCCATCAGCAAGATGGATTAAGCAGGCATTTAATGAAAACATAAGAGATTTTTTCCACCCTAAAATTTGCTTTATGTACTTACATGTGACTGAAATCTGAAAAGATAGATACACACTGAAATTTTAACATCAGTTATATTTGGGTGGTAGAAGCATGGATTTTTATTGTCTTTAGGCTTAAATGTTTCTTTCCCCACCAACATGTGCTAGTTCTCCTTGTGTAATATGAAATTCTTAAGATATTTAAAGATATGAATTTTCAATTGAAAAAATCTATGCTGTGATAAGGACTTAATTGTGGAATAATAACATATTTGGGACTTGCTTTAAAAACTCTAgcaagggagttccctggaggtccagtggtcaggactcggtgctttcactgccggggcccgggttcaatccctggttggggaagtaagatcccgcaagccacacagcaccgccaaaaaaaaaaaaaaacaaaaatcacaaacaaacaaagaaacctctagccaaaaaagggggaagaaggtggaaaagataaaaacaagtatGGGCAAATGTTGGTAATTATTGAAAACAGATGATGAATAAATGGGGATTTATGTATTCCAAAAAAATTTCACCCTTATTTTGGCTACGTTTTGAAGAATGCTTTATgttcaaaaattaaaaccaaaagaaaagaaaagcaatccttaaaataacaatattacATTATAGCTCCAAGattaaatatccatgagtccatattgacacaaataaccaaataaataaatgggagagaagtGACAGCTCTTCCTTACAGGAGAACTCCAATTAATGGATgtaaaaggaacaagaaaaggagaaaagtcaCCATTAGAATACCACAGTAATAATTGCTGCAAGCAAGATCCACCATGGATGCTAAAATCAGTAGGCTAAAGTCTGAGAAGAAATAGAATCCTTTCAAATTAACTCCTCACAAGGTATTAAttaatcacaaaaggaaaaacagtaacTCTGCACTGGAGgtaccaccttaaccaagtgatcaccaATCAAAGGGAATAGTAATATAACCAgtgaaaatatcaaaaattaaagcctaaagaaaaaagtaatcctTAAAATAGCAGTATTATAACTgaaacaaatgaactcatttgGTGCTATATCCACACAGAGAAATAAAGTTTTTCAAGTGGCACTTTTTTTTCCAAGTGAAATATATTCCAAAGACAAACAGAACTGcaagaaaataaacatcatttCATAACATACTTTATAGATGTTGAAAATTCATGTATATAATGTAAGGAAAAAGGGTTTTCagtgtaaggaaaaaaaatacaagtataggggcttccctggtggcacagtggttgagagtctgcctgccgatgcaggggacacgggttcatgccctggtctgggaagatcccacatgccgcggagtggctgggcccgtgagccatggctgccgagcctgcggagcctgtgctctgcaacgggggaggccacaacagtgagaggccggcgtaccacaaaaaaaaaccaagtataaaattaaagaagtaaaaatcctataatattatatttaaatcagAGACTTATAAATtaccaaaagaaaattaaagtagtAACTTCACAGTGAAGAAAAAGATTGCTGTAAGAGAAGTTtcatcaatgttaaatttcctgaactTGATAACTGTGTCCTGTGCTGTGGTTATGTAAAAGaattgtttttagaaaatatacacTGAAGTATTAAGTAGTAAAGGCCAGAATGTGTACAACTTACTATCAGATGGTTTGGGGAAAGAAATTTagatatatatatgagagagataaagtaaatgtagaaaaatgttaATTGGTGGAGAAAAGGGGGAACAAGATACAGGAAGTTTTTATCTATTCTCACTTTTCATAATTTGaaacaatatcaaaataaaatgttcaaaaagtGTGAATCAGAAACAGCAGCGTAAATTCAAGGTCCCCGCCCCCTTCCCAATTATGTATTTCCTAATTCTGTTCTCTGAAGAGATCTAGAAACAATGACAACCCAAACAATGGGATGTGGTTTTGTAAGAAAATGTCCATCCTTTTAAAGAGATGCATACTGAAGTTTATGGGGTAAAATGACAAGATGTCTGAGATTAACTTCAAAAATActtcaaaggaacaaaaaaggagTGATGGAGCAAACATGACAAATCTTGATAAGTGTTGAGTCTGGTGGGGATGTGGGGTCTACTGCATTGTGCTCTATGTGTACACCTGaaaaatttcaacattttttcccaaagaacCATGCAAGGTGatattagcaatttttaaaaaatacaatattttcagGAATGGCGTTCAGCCACTCTCTTCTTTTGGGGACATGACGGGTCTGATTCCGCCATGGTTAAGGTCTGCCTTTCCTGACAGGGCTGCGGGGAAGGGCATTTTGCCACATGAGGATGGGGACCACGTATTCAAGGACTGGGGCCTGCCTTACCACACACCTGAGCTATGGGGACCATCCATTCACACACCTGAGGCCTAGGCTCTCTTGGGGTCTACCCAGACCCCGGTTTACCTTTATTGAGAACAGTGAGAGGCTTCCGGCTGTTGGGGTCCAGGCTACTGGGAGCAATTGAAAACCTGGGCGGAATGGTGAGGCAGGTGATGGGGAGGCGGGCAGGGATATAGCCAGAAGTGAAAAACTCGTCATTGAGCAGCTCCTGAATGGTTGGACGGGCAGTGGGATCTGTCTGAAGCATCTTCTGGATGAGGGAGGCAGCCACGGGGTTGATGTgctggagcagagagggagagacgTAAGTAGGATGTGGTGGGGGACCCGAATGCAGCACTGCCACAAAGAAGCTGCAGCCCCGGCCTCGGCCTCAAATATGCCAAGTTCAGCAGTTGAGTCTGGTGGGGATGTGGGGTGCCAAATTTCCACTAGCAGCTTTACTGAGTTCACAAGTGTCAACCTAAGTTGTGAGAATGacaatttctccttcctcttgagGTCACTTTTCCCCAAAATTTGCTCTTGCATAATTCAGGTTGCTCACCACTAGAGCAGCACTTGAGAACACAGGCTTCGAAGTCATAATGACCTGTTTTAAGTCCCATTTCTGTCCCTTAATACTGGCTGTGACAACTAACCCAACTTTCTGGGCCTTTGTaaattcatctataaaatggggacacaGCACCAAGCTTGCTGCCCTGGTGAGGAGATCCAAACCCAGTGCAGGTCAAATGCACACTAATATTCTAGCATCAACTatgcacttactatgtgccagcaaAATATTCTAAGCACTTCatatatattagctcatttaaccctcacagaaacacccagggGGTAAAGATCTCTATCACCATCCCtcttttgcagatggggaaactgaggcacagagaggttaagtgcctGAGAACACACCCCTAGTGAATGGTAGAGCCAGCACCCACACGGGGGCATAGTCAGCTGCCAACACCCACACTCAGAACCACTCTGCTCTGTCCAATAAGTGACCCTTTATGACAGAGTCAGTCCATCTGTCCTTATGGAGACAGGGCTCTTGGCTTCACACAAGGCAAAGACATCAAACTGGAAAGCAGCCGGACGCCAGGCTGCTGCAGGCTATCCCTCTCAATGCACTCATGCTGGTGGTTGCGAAGCACAGCGGTTCGCAATTCTGTGAGCGCTTATTGTGTGCAAGGTGCTCTGGGGTAAGgactccattttatatatgggaaACTGCAGCTCAGAAGATTCAGGCCATTTGTCTATTGTGATCTGGGTGCTAAGTGGCAGGGCCCATCTGAATCAAGACAGTCCACTTCCAAGGCTTAAGCAGCACGTCTCTGTCTGCCTTCTACTTCCTTTATGCTCTCTTTGTTTTACACATCTTTTGGTTTATCTGCCCAACCTCTGAGAACCTACAAACTCTCTTCCCCAAGAAAAAAGGCTTTTGTGCACATACGTCAGGTTTTGTATGCAATTTCAGACAAGGACCCTCTAAAGCTCTTATGGCTACCCTAGGGGTAGGACTGACCCACCTCTGTCCCCAGGATATGGCTGGGCTCAGTAAATAGCTTTGGGGgggggaaaaattaaataaaataaatgtaaacttaAAGTGTTTTTAGTCACCTTGGGAATACTGTACTCATTCTTCTTGATCCGGAGGTAGGTCTCTTTTAGGCAAGAGGTCTCAAAAGGTGGTTTGCCCACTAACAAGGTATACCTGTAAGCACAAGGAGGGATTTGGCTCAAGGCTCCTAACCAAAACCCAGACGCTGGAGGAATCCTCTCAGGGCCAGAAAGGAAGTCAGACACCTTCTGGACATTCACTATGACTCTCGGGTCCCGGAGGACAGTCCGCAAGTCCACTGAACAGCCCCAGAAGCCAAGACACTGGCAGGGAGGAGTCCTCAGTAGAATACAGGTGATGAGACTCGGTTCTCATGGGCCAGTGACTTTTCTGCTATAGCCTACACTACAGCAGGGCTCCAGAGACTGCCAGCCAACACAAAACAGGTCAAAGCAAGTGGGCTACTTGCTCCTACAGAGGCAGCTCCACGGTTAATAGCTCTGTACTTAAGGCTGcaagttttcatttgaaaaagttCCACTGCAATGAAGGAGGAAAGCCACTGCGACAACTCATTTCTAACTCTCCAGTACCCAGGGCGACCATGAAAGGGGTGACACCTGAACAGGCCCAACTCTCTGCCTACCACCCACCCACCTCTGATGGCCTTGATCCAGACAGACCACAGGACCTCCTCCTGCCAGCTATAACTCCTGGCCTAATTCCTCCCACCCACTGCTGCTTCCTAGATCAGTGGTGCTAATACTTTATTGTGCATGGAAAAGCTCAAGGGTCTTAAAATCCAGATTCTGATCCAGTCAGCCTGGGTCCTGAGATtctgtgtttctaacaagttcctaggtAATGATGATGCTGGTCTGCCATATTTTGAATAGCAAGGGACTAGAGCAAGTTTGTGGAGACCTTCCCGCCCCCATTCCCCAGACCCATGGCCCAGGCTGCAGGAATCCTAAAGGATACACCAGTGAGAAGAAAAGATATGGAAATGAGGCTTCCTTTTGGATCAGTCTGTCCTCTGGAGCAGCCTTCCCAAAGGCAGAAAGGTCTACAGGATAAGGTCTGCCAGGTGAGACATCCAAAAAGGCCTCTGCTGAGGCTGGGTGGGTCCTGAGACAACTCCCAACTTACATGATACACCCAATGGACCACACGTCCACCTCGAAACTGTGCCCTTTCTTGCTCAGCACCTCAGGAGCTATGTAATTAGGAGTCCCGCACAGGGTCTTCTTCCGTTCCCCGTCATACTCGACTTTGGTTGCCAGTCCAAAATCCcctgggacagagggaggaagagggggtaCTCAGATGCTAGCATCTGTCATCTGTCAATGCGGACAGCTGGTTCAGGTGTAACCATCAAGAACCAGGGAAGTTTGATCCCTCAAGCCTCTAGTTCTTGTGTGCAGCAAGGCGTGCTCAGGAATCTTCCCACCATGCTAGCCCCAGGGAGGGGCCTCCCAGAGaccctcctcaccccctcccttaGAAAGGAGGGCTTTGCTTCTAAAAGGGAACTGGTAGGGATAGCAAACGTCACATGCCTTCAGGGATTAAGCAGGTAAATGTCAAGATGGCTACTTGGCAAGTTTGTGAGGAAGTGatagggaggggtggggattGTGACAAAGCAGAGGGCATCTAAAGGGAACAGCTGCTTTTCAGTCCGGCAAAGAGCTGCCCCTGTACTGCTGGAGCACCCAACTGTTTAAAAGGAGCCCCAAATTCAAAATCAAGCCTCCcgatttaaaaaagtgaaaacaaattcaaatccttttttttttttttttaaataatactgtATAGGAGAGCACACACACCCAAAACTGCATCTGCAGGCAAGCCACTGGCTTTTGGCTCTTTGTTCTAAATTTCTGTACTAAAGAGAGGCTTCTAGAGGCAATCAACAGCCCAGACTTCCTAccatcctcttcctccctcccttgtcTCCTTCcgacttcctctctccctccctctctcccagctcctCCTCATTCCCATTGAGCGTAGTGTCAAGTGTCCCTGCAGGCCCAGCTCCTCACCTATTTTCACCTCCAGATCCTCGTTCAGGAAGAGGTTGCCCAGCTTGAGATCTCTGTGAATAACGCGGTTTCGATGCAGGTACTGGCAGCCAAGGACGATCTGACGCAGATAGTAGCGGGCCTCGGGCTCGGTGAGTGCTTTCCTCCGCTTGTGCAGCTCCAGGAGAGACTgggcgggggagggaaggaggagtgggGAGTGGGTACTCAGGCCCAAGGCAGGGAGGGGGTGTCATTAGGTGAAGGCAGCCCAGGACCCTACCGCCCATTCCTTCTCCAGGACAACTACGATGTAGACTCTCCCCTAAGCCAGGCCACAACCGTTCATAGCACCCCCTCTCCCACCAGCTCCCTCCCAAGTCCCTTACCTGAGACCCCTCTCTCAGCCCACTCCGGAAGCTCAGAGTCCCCTGTATCCCTGCCCCGGGCCTCTTCGCAGCAGCAGATCCCTTTCCTGACTCCTCTCCTCCCCGAAGCTACTAAGTCTGGCTCCAACTACTTTCTGCCTGACCCAACCCCAGTCCGGAGGTTCGGGTCCACAGCACCCCTTACCTAGCAACTCCGGAAGCCCTGGCGTCCATTAGCAGGGTTCTCCCGCGACCCGCACCTCCCCCACTCAGCCCAACTCCCAGCGTCCGGGAGCCGCCTTCCCTAGAGGCAATCTGACCCGGGCTCCACTTAACCGGCACCCCCTCTCCTAGAGGCCCCAAATGGCAAGCACCTCTTTCCCCGAGACCTTCTCCATCCCCAGCTCGAGGTTCCCAGCACCTCCTCCCCAGCAGCTCCGAGCCCCGGGGCGCTCCTTCCCCAGCAGCTCCGGGTGCGGGCGCCCCAACCCCGGTCCCCAGGCAGCTCCAGTCCCCCAGCAGCGACACTCACCCTCCGGCGGCAGAGCTCCAACACCACGAACACAAAGTCGTTGTCCTCGAAAAAGCCGTGGAAGCCGACGACGTGCTGGTGAGCGAGGCTGCGGTGAATGGATATCTCCATGGACATCTTCTCCTTCTGGTGCGGTTTGAGCAACAGCGACTTAGGCACGATCTTGCCCGCAAACACCTCCTTAGTGTCCGCGTCCGAGATCTCGAAGCACTTGGCAAAGCCACCCTTTCCCAGAAAGCGGCCCCGCAGATAGCGCCGCCGGCTGCGCGGGTCTACTAGGACCTCCGGGATCTCTTTCGCCGGCGGGGCAGCCGCTGGGGCCCCGGGAGCTGCAACTCCAGGGACCCCGACTTTCCCTGGATCGGCTGGTGCCCGCGCCAGCTTCCCTGCAGTTGCCGCCGCACTCATGTTCCCGGAATTGCTCAGCGGACCTAGCAAGGTCTGGGCAGAGGCTTGGCAGGGCTCTGCTCCTCCTCGAATTCAAACGCGGCGCCGGGAACGTTACAAAAGCCTACGCGCTACTGATTGGCCGCGGGGATTTAAAATCCAAACCCGCCCGCCGCGCGGCATTCTGGGAGCTCTCTGCACTGCAGCCGCCTTTAAACCCGTACCCAGCCCCCGGGGGAGAAGCTTGATTGACAGGGACTCGCGGACCGAAGACACGTGGGATGCCTGGGAAACCAAACCCGGTGCGGGGACGCCGAGACCCAGGAGGGGGGAAGTTAAAGGTTTCTCCCTTTCTTGGCGGCCGGGGGAGCTCCTGCAGTTCACaagcacctcctccaggaagcttttcCTAGCACCTTCCTCCACCCCTCACGCCACCTTCTAGATTATAAACTCTGAGAACAGAGACCTGGCAGCGCCAAGAGATAGCTGGCAGAGCCCGAGTACCCACCTCCGAGGTCATCAACTCTCTTCCAAGTCACCCCAATAAACTAAAATCTAAGTAAAAAGAGGATGCTTGCCAGGCAAATGCACCTTCAAGACAAATTCCCTACTCCCCTCCTTCAAATAACAGCAGGGACCACTAGCATcaccatcacctgggagcttgttgtTAGAAAGGCCAAGATTCAGGCCTCAACGCAGACCTCCCAATTCAGAATCTACCCAGTGATTCCCACACATACTGAAGTTTGAAGGGCACAGTACCAGacaccaccctcccccacccctgcccccaggccatTCTGCAAGAAAGTTGTCTGGATGGCTCACTGCTCTATTTcccagtgcctaaaacagtgGACCCTCAATTGTTCGGTAAGAGGGGAAGGATGGTTGGTTGGCAGAATCCCTGGCAAACTGGTAGGCcaaggccaaatctggcctgcagaggtgttttgtttggcctcccactttttaaaatttggattcaTTTACAGGACTTAAAAATCAagagagctgggcttccctggtggcgcagtggttgagagtccgcctgccgatgcaggggacacaggttagtgccccggtccgggaagatcccacatgccgcggagcggccgggcccgtgagccatggccgctgagcctgcgcgtccggagcctgtgctccgcaacgggagaggccacaacagtgagaggcccaagtaccaaaaaaaaaaaaaaaaaaatcaagagagctcacataaaaattcagatttgtGGCTTTTCCTTAAGAAAAACCATTAGCTGTGGCAACTCTATGCCTACTTACCTTCCCAGTTTGTCACAGTTCCCTGTTACCCCTCTTTGCCCATTTGTCTGTCTGGCTTCCGTAGATACTGGAATGGTAACCCTGAGAATTACCCAGGTTAGCAGCCCTGTAGCGTCTAATGGTGTCTTTGCTAGGACTCAGCAAAAGTCAACCATATTACAAGTATCTCTTTATCTGACTCCCAATAAACTGAGAGGCAATGAAGACCTCTTTCCTACCCCATGTCCTAAGCTCTCAGGACAATGCCTGGTAAAAAGGagtgattaaaatgttttctaaataaaagcaagttgttttttaaaactaagttATTGGActtcccctgtggtccagtggttaaggctccacgcttccactacagggagcatatgggtttgatccctggtgggggaagttccacatgctctgcagtgctgccaaaaaaataaataaataaaattatttttttttttatccctgtAGTGTGTAatattctcttttatctttttataaagtTGAATCGATGTACAAAAAAAgtacactagggcttccctggtggcgcagtggttgagagtccgcctgccgatgcaggggatgcgggttcgtgccccggtccgggaagatcccacatgccgcggagcagctgggcccgtgagccatgtccgctgagcctgcgcgtccggagcctgtgctccgcaacgggagaggccacaacagtgagaggcccgtgtaccgcaaaaaaaaaaaaaaaaattatttatttggctgcaccaggtcttagttgcagctcgaggGATCTtcgctgcggcatgcaggatctctttagttgcggcaagagggATCTTTAGTCGCGGCATGAGGGGATCTTTAGTCGTGGCATGTCAgctcagttgtggcacgcgggatctagttccctgggcaggggtcgaacccgggccccctgcattggaagcgtgcagtcttaaccactggaccaccagggaagtccctatatatatCTTAATGGGacagctcagtgaattttcaTAAACTGAACACACACCATGTAAACAGCACCCAGACTGAGAAAGAGAACACGACCAACACGCCAGAAGTCCCCCTTGTGCCGTGTTGGGGTACCCCAAGACTACCCACCCCCAGTTCAATGATTCATTAGAAGACCCACAGGACTCAGCATATAGTCCTACTCACAGAtggctatgatttattacagcaaaaggctatgaagcaaaatcagcaaagggaaaatgtGTATAGGGCAAGATCCAGGggaaaccaggcacaagcttccCAAAGTCTTTTTTTAGTGGAGTCAAACAGGACACAATTAATTCCTCCAGCAATGActgtgacaacatgggtgaaatGTTAtctaccagggaagctcattagagactcaACGCCCAGGACTTTTCTAGGGGCTGGTCACGTAGGCACCCTCTGTGCCTAGCACACACCAAAATTCCACATTCCTGGAAGGAAAGCAGGTATGCAGCATCAACCACATTGTTTGCACAGTTTAGGCCCTGTGAGCAACTCTTATCATTTAGGGAATGGTGAGAACCCTCCTGAAATCCAAGAACCCAGATGCCAGCCAGGGCCGACATTGCGAGCAGGCCTTTCTAAGGAGAGCAGTCTCAGGCCTGCATAATTAGCTCTCTTCTGCACAATCCACCTCCTTGGCCCTTAAGGGCCAAGTCCACTTTAGAGCAAAATTATTATCAGTAGGACCCCATACAAAAGGGTGAGACCAACCTGCAATATGGATCTCAGTTATGCCTTTCGTTCATGGAAAGGCAGCACTGGgagctttccttttcctttgtttctgagaAACAAAGATCATAGATGCCCCCCCCCCAACCCGCCGCCACCCCTCCACTTCCCCAAAGCTCCCTAGCTGCcaggttctgtttttttctcattgtttcaaAATCAGCATGCCCCGCAGATCAGCAATCCtaactttacattttttcaaTCATCTCTTATTCTCATCCAGGCCTTTCATCCAGAGACCTGTATGCAAGAGGTACAGAATATTTTtgcagataaatattttaatacaatttaacCAGAAAGATATTCAGGAAGTGATCAGgatatgttatggactgaattgtgttttccccaaatttatatgttgaaaccctaacgtCCAGtatagaatgtgactgtatttggagatatggCCTTTCAAGAGGTgattaaagtaaaatgaggtcatctgggtgggccctaatccaatatgactggtgttcttataagaagagattaagaCACAGACACTCACAGAGGGgcaaccatgtgaagacacagtgaaaaggctgccagctgcaagccaaggagagaggccttaggAGAAACGTGCCAACTCCTGCTCTTGGATGTCTAGCCTCTAGAActcagagaaaatacatttctattgtttaagccatccagtctgtgctactttgttatggcagccctagcaaactaacagaGGGTGAAatcctgaattaaaaaaatttcaaagcgGGTTTATATAACCTCCCACCCCTTTTATCCAGAGAAAGCCTAGAAAAGATCAATCCCTTTCCAGAGACAGATACATCTGAATAATCAATCTACCTTACTAAGGTGTGTGTGGAGAGGGAAACGTGAGGAGGTAGAGTAAGGCTATCAGCCCATCGTAGTAAGTTGCAGCTAATCCAGAATGCCAAACACACAAATCAACAGCAGTGAGCTGCCCCCCAGAGAAGGCCCAGAGTCTGATCTGTCAAAAGCAGGTAGAGGGGTCGAAGTCCCTGTGACGACGTGTCCTCCTCCAACTTGCAGATTTTGGTAGGGATCACAAGTTAGGATGCAATTAGCCTCTGCATTAGGTGTAGAGAGCTGATCAGCAGCTTGATTTTAGATGGTCCCATCAGAGAACAGGCCCCTTCCTATGGGTATTGTATGTGACCCAGTTGGTGCAGCCAGCATCCACGATGTATATTTTCATCGTTTAGCGCTCCACAGAAGGGGTCGTAATCTCCAGTGGTCCCAGGGTCTGAGTCCTGTTCACGGAGCCTGGGTCTGCTTTCAGCTCAGCACACCTCCTGCTGCGGCTGAAACAGTGCGTGACAGCCAGGGTCAGGTTTCAGCTTAGAGTCAGGTCCAAGCAATTAGGATCAGTGAATTTGGGATTCCAATCAAGCCAGGTGCTTTCAGGAGCAGCAAAGGCGTGCTGCAGTGCCAAACAGCCACGGTCCAAGTCCAAGTGACAAGCAAGGCTTCCTTTTTATCTTGTCAGTCTCAGAGTCCAAACTGACCCACTCAAAAACATGCACATCAAACTGGACAGCCATCAAGCTCTAAGGGTCAGATATTTGATTTCAACACGGCTTATTATCAATTTAACTGCTTTTTCAAAATCCAAATGTGTATTTCCATCCAGAGACTGCCTCTCTTTTCATGTTGTCACCCTCTTTCCAGAGGATCGAACAGACACAAATCATAGCAAAAATCATCAGTTACAGAGACTTGTTCTAGTTCTAATACCCAAAGAATTTAAATTCCAACCCACCCCTTGATGGTAAAAGCAAGGGAGCTGTACCCCACTAATACATTCTTCATTTTTGCATGTTTGAGATGGTTCCTCTAGCATTTATGAAATTATAAGcatgtaacattttaaatcaattttatcaTATATCCAGATACAAGAACCACAAAATacaaagccatttttaaaaaacttccctttttctctcactGCAAATTTACACAAACCCCTAGTAGGAAATTCAGCATTTATAGGGCTATCATTACAGGCCTGcagtgttaactcttttctgcacagGCCCCCTTTCAATTACAACGCCTCAAGGGTATCCACTATCATAAGGTATGATTTCTAAGGAATGGATTCAACCAATTAGGAAAAAgtcagggaactccctggtggtccagtggttgggactgtACTTTTGACTGCTGAGGATgcgggttcgctccctggtcggggaactagggtcccgcaagccgtgcagcgcagctgaacaaaattaaaaaaatttttaaagttagacTGTTTTTCATTCATACATTCGAAGGCCTGTTGAGTACCCACTGcatgtatgttttatttattccatttaggAACATTTACTAAAAAAATGATGAAGCATTGAAGAAACTTTAATTCCCTTTCATCCTTTAACAGCTGTTTTCATACTCCCTTCTAGTCCTTGTCAACATGGACTTTCAATTTTATA
This region of Phocoena phocoena chromosome 15, mPhoPho1.1, whole genome shotgun sequence genomic DNA includes:
- the PLK1 gene encoding serine/threonine-protein kinase PLK1 — protein: MSAAATAGKLARAPADPGKVGVPGVAAPGAPAAAPPAKEIPEVLVDPRSRRRYLRGRFLGKGGFAKCFEISDADTKEVFAGKIVPKSLLLKPHQKEKMSMEISIHRSLAHQHVVGFHGFFEDNDFVFVVLELCRRRSLLELHKRRKALTEPEARYYLRQIVLGCQYLHRNRVIHRDLKLGNLFLNEDLEVKIGDFGLATKVEYDGERKKTLCGTPNYIAPEVLSKKGHSFEVDVWSIGCIMYTLLVGKPPFETSCLKETYLRIKKNEYSIPKHINPVAASLIQKMLQTDPTARPTIQELLNDEFFTSGYIPARLPITCLTIPPRFSIAPSSLDPNSRKPLTVLNKGMENPMPERPREKEEPAVREASEAVDCHLGDMLQQLHSVNASKPSERGLVRQEEAEDPACIPIFWVSKWVDYSDKYGLGYQLCDNSVGVLFNDSTRLILYNDGDSLQYIERDGTESYLTVSSHPNSLIKKITLLKYFRNYMSEHLLKAGANITPREGDELARLPYLRTWFRTRSAIILHLSNGCVQINFFQDHTKLILCPLMAAVTYIDEKRDFRTYRLSLLEEYGCSKELASRLRYARTMVDKLLSSRSATNRLKASS